AACCTTTTGAGTTTTCTCTTCTGTGGTTTGATTACTAAAATTTAATCACAACCACATACTTTTTCTCTAGACTCAAATGTTTCTTTAGTTCTATACTAAGCCATGAATCAGGCAATTTATCCTTTCCGAAACTACAAACGACTCCCTTTTCTTCTGAGTAGTTTGTTATTTGCCAGTTATTACTTTGTATCATTTCAGATTCCTTCGCCACCAAACGAAATCAACCAATTACAACAATGGATTTTGGATTCGAAATTTTACCTACAAATCGCCGATGAGATTTTAATCTTTGCGGTTCTTGCGTTACTCCCATCCATTTATCTATTAACAAATCCTTGGAAAAAAGAGGAGTCACCCTCTGCCCTCTTTGCCTCTGGTTTGTTTTTTCTATTGGTTGTGCCGATGTTTGTGCTCGTCGATTTACTCATTGGCCGTCTGGTTTACCCAGTGAATGTTTATCCCCTTACTGTAGAGACAATTGTTTTCATTCTTAGTTTGCAAGTGGGAACTATGCATTTGGTCTCCCTCGTTTTGGCTCTTGCCATTTTATTATACAGTTTCTCTTTTCGAAAACGAAAGGGGGGCGGTTTGGTTTTTGTTTTTGGAATTTTTACCTTTGGATTTCAAATCCTCGCCAGTTATTCTTGGATCATTTCGCCAGGGGTGTTACTCTTTTGCCAACTGAGTTTTCCCATTTGGTTGGTTCTTGTTCAGTCGGTAGAGTCATTTTAATTTTTTCTTTAACGCAAATGATTATGTTACATTCAGCAAAAAAAAGAAATCAAGCGGTAATGATTTTTTTTTAGATTCAAATTTTTATCAGTATCAATTGATACCAACGAACAATCGAAATCCATTACCGCCAAGGTCCAGTGAATGCAGTAATTTAATTTCCCGTTTTCACCCGTGTTATGGCCCAATTCCATTTATCAATTTCCTCTTTCCTCTCATTCTCTTTCATTTTTGGGATAAACTGAGTGGTTTTGGTTTCTTCTTTTCTAAGGCTTGCAACCGATTTAAAAAACCCACGTTCAAGGCCTGCTAGATATGCGGCGCCGAGCACGGTTGTGTCTACGTTCTGTGGACGAATTACTTTTGTTCCTAATATGTCAGCTTGGAATTGCATGAGCCAAGCATTCGAAGTGGCTCCCCCGTCAACTCGTAAGAACTTCAATGGTTTCCCTGTTTCTTTTTCCATTGCATTGGCAAGCTCATACGATTGTAAAGCGATGGCCTTGAGGGCTGCTCTTGTGATTTGCGCAGGAGTGGTGTCACGGGAAAGTCCAAAGATCGCACCACGAGCTTCTTGGTCCCAATGCGGAGCTCCAAGACCCGCAAACGCAGGAACAAAAACCAAATCATCTTTTGTTTTGATGGCCTTAACTAATTTTTCAGAATCCTTAGAGTATTCGAAAAATTCTAAGTTGTCACGAAGGAACTGAACCACTGCTCCACCGATGAACACAGATCCTTCCAAACAATAAACTGTTTTACCTTCAGGGCCGAGCGCCAATGTGGTGATGAGTCCTTGGTTTGAAATTCTAAATTCATCCCCAACATTGAAGAGTAAAAAACATCCAGTCCCATAGGTATTTTTGGCTTCCCCTGGTTCTGTACATAATTGTCCAAAGAGAGCCCCTTGTTGGTCTCCAACAAGAGAAGAAATCGGAATTCCATCAGGAAGGGATTTTACATTCGATGTGAATCCAAATAAATTTCGAGAGTTAAATGCTTTCGGAAGCATTGACATTGGTACACGTAAAATTTCACAAAGTTCCTCATCCCATTCTTTGGTTTGGATATTAAAGAGGAGAGTTCTTGAAGCATTGGTATGATCGGTTTTATGTTCTTTGTGACCTGTGAGTTTGTATAACAACCAAGTGTCGATGGTTCCAAATAACAAATCACCCTTCTCTGCTTTCGCACGAGCTCCCTTTACGTTATCAAGGATCCATTGGATTTTGGTTCCAGAAAAATAAGCATCCAAAACAAGACCTGTTTTGTTTCGAAAATTTGATTCGAGACTTTGTTTTTTTAAGTCCTTACAAATATCAGATGTTCTTCGGCATTGCCAGACGATAGCGTTATACACAGGTTTGCCGGTCTTTTTATCCCAAACTACAGAGGTTTCTCGTTGGTTTGTGATCCCAATAGCAACAGCATCCTTCGGATTTAATTTTCCATTTTTAATGGCTTGTCCAATAAGTTTTTGTGTTTTGACCCAGATCTCTTCAGGGTCATGTTCTACCCAACCTGGTTTTGGATAATACTGTTTGAATTCTTGGTAAGCAGAAGAAATGACTTTTCCTTTATCGTTAAAACAAAATGTCCTGATTCCAGTAGTCCCTGCATCAATTCCAATGATATAATTTTTTTTAGCCATCTTAAACCTCTATTTCCAAACCTTCATAAGCCATAATGATTTCTAATTTTCCATGGGGATCAAACATCTCTTTGTATTTGAGAGCTCGTAAGTATACTAAATCCAACTTCTCATCATCGTAAGAGGGGTCATGATGGAACATGACTAGTTTTTTAACCTTTGCACGTAGGGCAATGTCAGTGGCAATGGATGCCGAGCTATGACCCCAATCAATTTTTTGGAGTGAATCTTCGAATGTATATTGTGTATCAAAAACCAAAACATCTGCATCTCGAAAATAATCAATATAGGTATCAATATTTTCCATTTCTTCTAAATTGAATTCTGCATCTGAGGCAAAAATA
This genomic stretch from Leptospira meyeri harbors:
- the glpK gene encoding glycerol kinase GlpK, whose translation is MAKKNYIIGIDAGTTGIRTFCFNDKGKVISSAYQEFKQYYPKPGWVEHDPEEIWVKTQKLIGQAIKNGKLNPKDAVAIGITNQRETSVVWDKKTGKPVYNAIVWQCRRTSDICKDLKKQSLESNFRNKTGLVLDAYFSGTKIQWILDNVKGARAKAEKGDLLFGTIDTWLLYKLTGHKEHKTDHTNASRTLLFNIQTKEWDEELCEILRVPMSMLPKAFNSRNLFGFTSNVKSLPDGIPISSLVGDQQGALFGQLCTEPGEAKNTYGTGCFLLFNVGDEFRISNQGLITTLALGPEGKTVYCLEGSVFIGGAVVQFLRDNLEFFEYSKDSEKLVKAIKTKDDLVFVPAFAGLGAPHWDQEARGAIFGLSRDTTPAQITRAALKAIALQSYELANAMEKETGKPLKFLRVDGGATSNAWLMQFQADILGTKVIRPQNVDTTVLGAAYLAGLERGFFKSVASLRKEETKTTQFIPKMKENERKEEIDKWNWAITRVKTGN